One Struthio camelus isolate bStrCam1 chromosome 10, bStrCam1.hap1, whole genome shotgun sequence genomic region harbors:
- the LOC138068394 gene encoding maestro heat-like repeat-containing protein family member 2B isoform X2: MAGGMVRCVWVLASCRLVLRDLCGSCRGGGAGVCRVWQKSLWLGQVGGLSCAPAHCPLCACLLCNLREVIQEEPQESPVCPRAIVAIEQLSKVKPHLRREENCSLLAQCFQGVICLHHPEQMDEEGETAAAAPCAPGVHAPSLRALGQLMATLLQAEPAPVCFKDMVQVLRRWLTSAHACERERALQVCVQLLGAYEERCEHRRGHACEQFGSLVGLLGPLTCDASATSRWWAATCLGRLLQIGAPAKTTDVAPWPNEIRCLRERLNTISSESLLVTSANTAKVPKIVTILSPCLWSTRQSTPRGFALRAMFLLARSHQQPVLDSLLQKRLPTDSDTVELWRSLGRSALGCHILVHLTEKLRAAGKSSHGSNCCTQELGSSQAALEPHTITCSLFEVVSVLRNETLVQRLLPSLLPSLLGQVSETLGEEMTLSLGELGSDDTPGRLFVEALELVLARCLEERWLRLLREQGVWVSLADPQAHTAGVCLLAR, translated from the exons ATGGCAGGGGGGATGGTGCGGTGTGTCTGGGTGCTGGCGAGCTGCCGTCTCGTCCTGCGGGACCTTtgtgggagctgcagaggtggtggggctggtgtCTGCAGGGTCTGGCAGAAGAGCCTGtggctggggcaggtgggagggctctcctgtgcccctgcccactgcccactttGCGCATGTCTCCTCTGTAACTTGCGGGAGGTGATTCAGGAGGAGCCGCAGGAGTCGCCGGTGTGCCCCCGGGCCATCGTGGCCATCGAGCAGTTGAG CAAGGTGAAGCCCcatctgaggagggaggaaaactgCAGCCTCCTGGCTCAGTGCTTCCAGGGCGTCATTTGCCTTCATCACCCGGAGCAGATGGATGAGGAAGGGGAGACAGCGGCAGCTGCTCCGTGCGCACCG GGTGTGCATGCGCCGTCCCTGCGAGCACTGGGCCAACTCATGGCAacccttctccaggcagagccAGCCCCTGTCTGCTTCAAGGACATGGTGCAG GTCCTGCGGCGCTGGCTCACCTCGGCCCACGCATGCGAGcgggagagggccctgcaggtctgcGTCCAGCTGCTGGGTGCTTATGAAGAGCGATGCGagcacagg cgaggCCATGCGTGCGAGCAGTTCGGCTCCCTGGTGGGACTGCTGGGGCCTTTGACGTGCGATGCGTCAGCCACGTCCCGCTGGTGGGCAGCGACCTGCCTCGGCCGCCTGCTCcaaataggag ctccagccaagACCACAGACGTGGCGCCCTGGCCCAACGAGATCAGGTGCCTGCGTGAGAGGCTCAACACCATCAGCTCGGAGTCTCTGCTCGTGACCTCCGCCAACACTGCGAAG gtgccCAAAATCGTGACCATCCTTTCCCCCTGCCTGTGGAGCACGCGGCAGAGCACGCCCAGGGGGTTCGCGCTGCGGGCAATGTTCCTCCTGGCCCGCTCTCACCAACAGCCGGTGCTCGACAGCCTCCTCCAGAAGCGCCTGCCCACGGACAG TGACACggtggagctgtggaggagcctggggaGAAGTGCCCTGGGATGCCACATCTTGGTGCacttaactgaaaaattaagggcagctggaaagagcagccatGGGAGCAACTGCTGCActcaggagctgggcagcagccaggctgccctggagcctcaCACG ATCACCTGCAGCCTCTTCGAGGTGGTGTCAGTCCTACGGAACGAGACGCTGGTCCAgcgcctgcttccctccctgcttcccagcctcctggggcaggtcaGCGAGACGCTGGGGGAAGAAATGACACTGTCTCTTGGGGAGCTGGGGAGCGACGACACGCCGggcag gcttTTTGTGGAGGCGttagagctggtgctggcgaggtgcctggaggagcgctggctgcggctgctccgggaGCAGGGAGTGTGGGTGTCCCTGGCAGACCCCCAGGCTCACACCGCCGGCGTGTGTCTCCTGGCGAGGTGA
- the LOC138068397 gene encoding maestro heat-like repeat-containing protein family member 2B has product MISVVSRCAESHFQLALSSVKAFMGTLKHQKQSNLVRTRAARAALMVVYSRMALRAPREQLLAHVRRDIVGNVLWLYQEGCQDAQLKLSLVQSVTEISLAIGAVGACPRFELCRKRELLQTLLVSARSQGRRAEELWALPWGGFAQRRDGLLGQRVSSRAP; this is encoded by the exons atgatttcagttgtgtcccgctgtgccgagagccacttccagctggccttgtcctcgGTGAAGGCGTTCATGGGCACTTTGAAACACCAGAAG CAGAGCAACTTGGTGAGGACCCGCGCTGCTCGTGCTGCGCTCATGGTGGTCTACAGCAGGATGGCACTGCGcgcccccagggagcagctgctggcccatgTCAGGAGAGACATCGTGGGGAACGTCCTGTGGCTCTACCAAGAGGGCTGCCAG GACGCACAGCTGAAGCTCTCCCTGGTGCAGAGCGTCACTGAGATCAGCCTCGCCATCGGGGCTGTGGGCGCCTGCCCCAGGTTTGAGCTCTGCcgcaagcgggagctgctgcagaccctgctggtgagtgcccggaGCCAGGGCCGTCGCGCAGAGGAGCTGTGGGCTCTGCCGTGGGGTGGGTTTGCCCAGAGGCGGGATGGTCTCCTGGGGCAGCGCGTGAGCTCCCGAGCTCCCTGA
- the LOC138068396 gene encoding protein maestro-like isoform X2, producing MAMRGVGNMASGAPTKLRRHRAAVMEVLCRGLEDAASTEVAAECLLALTKVLGRLKTRAMGSALEDISRSTRAFLGAEEEVLRFSAFALYGTLASSALGRRSFFSREVEEAFPSLVLHLRGPAPAVSSACKVALHQCAPFLGSKRVQQRIAAGAGLSVAELQDKVCGHLAQDCPALLETLCSTARSCCMGSYQAPQAEAITVLAFANLVKSL from the exons ATGGCCATGAGAGGCGTGGGCAACATGGCCAGTGGAGCACCCACAAAG ctgcggaggcacagggcggccgtgatggaggtgctgtgcaggggcctggaggacgCGGCCAGCACGGAGGTGGCTGCCGAGTGCCTGCTGGCACTGACGAAGGTACTGGGGCGGCTGAAGACGAGGGCCATGGGCTCGGCCTTGGAAGACATCTCCAGGTCCACCCGGGCGTTCCTGGGGGCG gaggaagaggtccTGCGCTTCTCAGCCTTTGCCCTCTACGGCACCCTGGCCTCGTCTGCCTTGGGGAGGAGGtcctttttcagcagagaagtggagGAGGCATTTCCCAGCCTCGTGCTGCACCTccggggcccagccccagccgtcTCCAGT GCGTGCAAGGTCGCTCTGCACCAGTGTGCCCCGTTTCTGGGGTCAAAGAGGGTGCAGCAACGCATCGCTGCAGGTGCCGGGCTGAGCGTGGCTGAGCTGCAGGACAAGGTCTGCGGTCACCTG GCCCAagactgccccgcgctgctggagacgctctgcagcacagcccggagctgctgcatggggagCTACCAGGCACCGCAGGCGGAAGCCATCACCGTCCTGG CCTTTGCCAACCTGGTGAAATCGCTGTGA
- the LOC138068396 gene encoding protein maestro-like isoform X1, which yields MAMRGVGNMASGAPTKLRRHRAAVMEVLCRGLEDAASTEVAAECLLALTKVLGRLKTRAMGSALEDISRSTRAFLGAEEEVLRFSAFALYGTLASSALGRRSFFSREVEEAFPSLVLHLRGPAPAVSSACKVALHQCAPFLGSKRVQQRIAAGAGLSVAELQDKVCGHLAQDCPALLETLCSTARSCCMGSYQAPQAEAITVLGILLDMAPAERLQRWDLAFLWGAFANLVKSL from the exons ATGGCCATGAGAGGCGTGGGCAACATGGCCAGTGGAGCACCCACAAAG ctgcggaggcacagggcggccgtgatggaggtgctgtgcaggggcctggaggacgCGGCCAGCACGGAGGTGGCTGCCGAGTGCCTGCTGGCACTGACGAAGGTACTGGGGCGGCTGAAGACGAGGGCCATGGGCTCGGCCTTGGAAGACATCTCCAGGTCCACCCGGGCGTTCCTGGGGGCG gaggaagaggtccTGCGCTTCTCAGCCTTTGCCCTCTACGGCACCCTGGCCTCGTCTGCCTTGGGGAGGAGGtcctttttcagcagagaagtggagGAGGCATTTCCCAGCCTCGTGCTGCACCTccggggcccagccccagccgtcTCCAGT GCGTGCAAGGTCGCTCTGCACCAGTGTGCCCCGTTTCTGGGGTCAAAGAGGGTGCAGCAACGCATCGCTGCAGGTGCCGGGCTGAGCGTGGCTGAGCTGCAGGACAAGGTCTGCGGTCACCTG GCCCAagactgccccgcgctgctggagacgctctgcagcacagcccggagctgctgcatggggagCTACCAGGCACCGCAGGCGGAAGCCATCACCGTCCTGG GCATCCTCCTGGACATGGCGCCAGCTGAGCGGCTCCAGCGGTGGGACCTGGCGTTCTTGTGGGGAG CCTTTGCCAACCTGGTGAAATCGCTGTGA
- the LOC138068394 gene encoding maestro heat-like repeat-containing protein family member 2B isoform X1: protein MAGGMVRCVWVLASCRLVLRDLCGSCRGGGAGVCRVWQKSLWLGQVGGLSCAPAHCPLCACLLCNLREVIQEEPQESPVCPRAIVAIEQLSKVKPHLRREENCSLLAQCFQGVICLHHPEQMDEEGETAAAAPCAPGVHAPSLRALGQLMATLLQAEPAPVCFKDMVQVLRRWLTSAHACERERALQVCVQLLGAYEERCEHRRGHACEQFGSLVGLLGPLTCDASATSRWWAATCLGRLLQIGAPAKTTDVAPWPNEIRCLRERLNTISSESLLVTSANTAKVPKIVTILSPCLWSTRQSTPRGFALRAMFLLARSHQQPVLDSLLQKRLPTDSDTVELWRSLGRSALGCHILVHLTEKLRAAGKSSHGSNCCTQELGSSQAALEPHTITCSLFEVVSVLRNETLVQRLLPSLLPSLLGQVSETLGEEMTLSLGELGSDDTPGSRLFVEALELVLARCLEERWLRLLREQGVWVSLADPQAHTAGVCLLAR from the exons ATGGCAGGGGGGATGGTGCGGTGTGTCTGGGTGCTGGCGAGCTGCCGTCTCGTCCTGCGGGACCTTtgtgggagctgcagaggtggtggggctggtgtCTGCAGGGTCTGGCAGAAGAGCCTGtggctggggcaggtgggagggctctcctgtgcccctgcccactgcccactttGCGCATGTCTCCTCTGTAACTTGCGGGAGGTGATTCAGGAGGAGCCGCAGGAGTCGCCGGTGTGCCCCCGGGCCATCGTGGCCATCGAGCAGTTGAG CAAGGTGAAGCCCcatctgaggagggaggaaaactgCAGCCTCCTGGCTCAGTGCTTCCAGGGCGTCATTTGCCTTCATCACCCGGAGCAGATGGATGAGGAAGGGGAGACAGCGGCAGCTGCTCCGTGCGCACCG GGTGTGCATGCGCCGTCCCTGCGAGCACTGGGCCAACTCATGGCAacccttctccaggcagagccAGCCCCTGTCTGCTTCAAGGACATGGTGCAG GTCCTGCGGCGCTGGCTCACCTCGGCCCACGCATGCGAGcgggagagggccctgcaggtctgcGTCCAGCTGCTGGGTGCTTATGAAGAGCGATGCGagcacagg cgaggCCATGCGTGCGAGCAGTTCGGCTCCCTGGTGGGACTGCTGGGGCCTTTGACGTGCGATGCGTCAGCCACGTCCCGCTGGTGGGCAGCGACCTGCCTCGGCCGCCTGCTCcaaataggag ctccagccaagACCACAGACGTGGCGCCCTGGCCCAACGAGATCAGGTGCCTGCGTGAGAGGCTCAACACCATCAGCTCGGAGTCTCTGCTCGTGACCTCCGCCAACACTGCGAAG gtgccCAAAATCGTGACCATCCTTTCCCCCTGCCTGTGGAGCACGCGGCAGAGCACGCCCAGGGGGTTCGCGCTGCGGGCAATGTTCCTCCTGGCCCGCTCTCACCAACAGCCGGTGCTCGACAGCCTCCTCCAGAAGCGCCTGCCCACGGACAG TGACACggtggagctgtggaggagcctggggaGAAGTGCCCTGGGATGCCACATCTTGGTGCacttaactgaaaaattaagggcagctggaaagagcagccatGGGAGCAACTGCTGCActcaggagctgggcagcagccaggctgccctggagcctcaCACG ATCACCTGCAGCCTCTTCGAGGTGGTGTCAGTCCTACGGAACGAGACGCTGGTCCAgcgcctgcttccctccctgcttcccagcctcctggggcaggtcaGCGAGACGCTGGGGGAAGAAATGACACTGTCTCTTGGGGAGCTGGGGAGCGACGACACGCCGggcag caggcttTTTGTGGAGGCGttagagctggtgctggcgaggtgcctggaggagcgctggctgcggctgctccgggaGCAGGGAGTGTGGGTGTCCCTGGCAGACCCCCAGGCTCACACCGCCGGCGTGTGTCTCCTGGCGAGGTGA
- the LOC138068396 gene encoding protein maestro-like isoform X3 encodes MAMRGVGNMASGAPTKLRRHRAAVMEVLCRGLEDAASTEVAAECLLALTKVLGRLKTRAMGSALEDISRSTRAFLGAACKVALHQCAPFLGSKRVQQRIAAGAGLSVAELQDKVCGHLAQDCPALLETLCSTARSCCMGSYQAPQAEAITVLGILLDMAPAERLQRWDLAFLWGAFANLVKSL; translated from the exons ATGGCCATGAGAGGCGTGGGCAACATGGCCAGTGGAGCACCCACAAAG ctgcggaggcacagggcggccgtgatggaggtgctgtgcaggggcctggaggacgCGGCCAGCACGGAGGTGGCTGCCGAGTGCCTGCTGGCACTGACGAAGGTACTGGGGCGGCTGAAGACGAGGGCCATGGGCTCGGCCTTGGAAGACATCTCCAGGTCCACCCGGGCGTTCCTGGGGGCG GCGTGCAAGGTCGCTCTGCACCAGTGTGCCCCGTTTCTGGGGTCAAAGAGGGTGCAGCAACGCATCGCTGCAGGTGCCGGGCTGAGCGTGGCTGAGCTGCAGGACAAGGTCTGCGGTCACCTG GCCCAagactgccccgcgctgctggagacgctctgcagcacagcccggagctgctgcatggggagCTACCAGGCACCGCAGGCGGAAGCCATCACCGTCCTGG GCATCCTCCTGGACATGGCGCCAGCTGAGCGGCTCCAGCGGTGGGACCTGGCGTTCTTGTGGGGAG CCTTTGCCAACCTGGTGAAATCGCTGTGA